The following proteins are co-located in the Myxococcus fulvus genome:
- a CDS encoding sensor histidine kinase, translating to MLPTSGSTTRKLLLAFGALVALFTAASGFALARLADIHDGSHELREAGVRVREALELATAVRDQYAHLAHTIILGNASHVHFHEESRARVEELTRRLREQAQDAEERAWVADIQENGDALDRLYRETLLPAVLAKDHATVTSAHGRALERVSLIQARAEALARRFDTSIGSFEEHVAAVEHTSFRWALLLLGGATLFAVGVGIYIGNSVARPVARLSEGAARLAEGNLDTRIPEDDPGELGRLAAQFNRMTEALRTHQAQLVQHEKLASVGRLAAGVAHEINNPLGVILGYVRILQRKAEGALAEDLRVVEEEAVRCQQIVEGLLDLSRPGQGPVEQLPLRETCEDVVARLREAERLGHVQVRVAGAANVWAQPSRLRQVLLNLVKNAAEAAGNGGTVEVHIASSQDGGATVAVSDSGPGVKPEDRRRLFEPFFTTKSTGTGLGLAVSQAIAEAHGGRIEADTGPLGGARFTLRLPPVSTEREAMS from the coding sequence ATGCTTCCGACCTCCGGCTCCACGACTCGCAAGCTGCTGCTCGCCTTCGGTGCGTTGGTGGCGCTGTTCACCGCGGCCTCGGGCTTCGCGCTCGCCCGGCTGGCGGACATCCACGATGGCTCCCACGAGCTGCGCGAAGCCGGAGTCCGTGTCCGTGAGGCCCTCGAGCTCGCCACCGCCGTCCGCGACCAGTACGCCCACCTGGCCCACACCATCATCCTCGGCAACGCCAGCCACGTTCACTTCCACGAGGAGTCGCGCGCTCGCGTCGAGGAACTCACCCGCCGGCTCCGCGAGCAGGCTCAAGACGCCGAGGAGCGCGCCTGGGTGGCGGACATCCAGGAGAACGGTGACGCGCTGGACCGCCTCTACCGGGAGACCCTCCTCCCCGCCGTCCTCGCCAAGGACCACGCCACCGTCACCTCCGCCCACGGCCGCGCGCTCGAGCGCGTCTCGCTCATCCAGGCCCGCGCCGAGGCCCTCGCTCGCCGCTTCGACACCTCCATCGGCTCGTTCGAGGAGCACGTCGCCGCCGTCGAGCACACCAGCTTCCGCTGGGCCCTGCTCCTGCTCGGCGGCGCCACTTTGTTCGCCGTCGGCGTGGGCATCTACATCGGCAACTCCGTCGCCCGCCCCGTCGCACGTCTCTCCGAGGGCGCCGCTCGGCTCGCCGAAGGCAACCTCGACACCCGCATCCCCGAGGACGACCCCGGAGAGCTCGGCCGACTCGCCGCGCAGTTCAATCGCATGACCGAAGCCCTCCGCACCCATCAGGCCCAGCTCGTCCAACACGAGAAGCTCGCCAGCGTGGGCCGGCTCGCCGCGGGCGTCGCCCACGAAATCAACAACCCGCTCGGCGTCATCCTCGGCTATGTGCGCATCCTCCAACGCAAGGCGGAGGGCGCCCTCGCGGAGGACCTGAGAGTGGTGGAGGAGGAGGCGGTGCGCTGTCAGCAGATTGTCGAGGGACTCCTCGACCTGTCCCGGCCGGGCCAGGGCCCCGTGGAACAACTCCCCCTGCGGGAGACGTGCGAGGACGTGGTGGCCCGCCTCCGTGAGGCCGAGCGACTCGGCCACGTCCAGGTGCGCGTGGCGGGCGCGGCGAATGTCTGGGCCCAGCCCTCGCGCCTGCGTCAGGTGCTCCTCAACCTCGTGAAGAACGCCGCCGAGGCTGCTGGAAACGGAGGCACCGTCGAGGTCCACATCGCGTCCTCCCAGGACGGCGGCGCCACCGTGGCCGTCTCCGACTCCGGCCCGGGAGTGAAGCCCGAGGACCGACGCCGCCTCTTCGAACCTTTCTTCACCACCAAGTCCACGGGCACCGGACTGGGCCTCGCCGTGAGCCAGGCCATCGCCGAGGCCCACGGTGGCCGCATCGAGGCCGACACCGGCCCTCTCGGCGGCGCGCGTTTCACACTCCGCCTGCCCCCCGTGTCCACGGAGCGGGAGGCCATGTCATGA
- a CDS encoding sigma-54-dependent transcriptional regulator, with the protein MSSSNKPTVLVVDDKENMRKLFSRMLGDAYAVTEAADGEQAIACLASCDFDVVVTDIQMPGADGFAVLREVKRRAPETEVLLVTAFASIPKAVEAIKEGAYDYLSKPFDPDEVALVVARALEKRRQGREVSSLKARLAVAPGLHGMLGESPAMRALHGLLSQVAARDLTVLLTGETGTGKELAARAVHRESPRTSKPFVAVNCGALPAELVESELFGHAKGAFTGATVAKPGLFEEAHGGTLFLDEIGDLPLSVQVKLNRALQEREVRRVGTTVPVKVDVRVVAATHRDLSAEVAAGRFREDLYYRLNVVTVRLPSLRERREDIPLLAMHFLARAGRPEVDSFTPEALRALSTYEWPGNVRQLENAVARAVAVAQGTRITPEELPPEVLTTPRAASTAPGVRATTESLAKLPYREAVDGARDTVSREYLTALMQEFGGNVTHAAERAGMERESLHRLLKRYGVRSDDFKRTE; encoded by the coding sequence ATGAGCTCCTCCAACAAGCCCACCGTCCTCGTCGTCGATGACAAGGAGAACATGCGCAAGCTGTTCTCACGCATGCTCGGAGACGCCTACGCCGTGACGGAGGCCGCGGATGGAGAGCAGGCCATCGCCTGCCTCGCCTCGTGTGACTTCGATGTGGTGGTCACCGACATCCAGATGCCGGGCGCGGATGGCTTCGCCGTGCTGCGCGAGGTGAAGCGCCGCGCTCCCGAGACAGAGGTCCTCCTCGTCACCGCCTTCGCGAGCATCCCGAAGGCCGTGGAGGCCATCAAGGAGGGCGCCTACGACTACCTCTCCAAGCCCTTCGACCCGGACGAGGTCGCGCTCGTGGTGGCCCGCGCGCTGGAGAAGCGTCGCCAGGGTCGAGAGGTCTCGTCCCTGAAGGCGCGTCTCGCGGTGGCCCCAGGCCTCCACGGCATGCTCGGTGAGAGCCCCGCGATGCGCGCGCTGCACGGCCTCTTGTCCCAGGTGGCCGCTCGGGACCTCACGGTGTTGCTCACGGGGGAGACAGGCACGGGCAAGGAACTCGCCGCGCGCGCCGTGCATCGCGAGAGTCCCCGCACCTCGAAGCCCTTCGTCGCGGTGAATTGCGGCGCGCTGCCCGCGGAGCTCGTGGAGAGCGAACTCTTCGGCCACGCCAAGGGCGCCTTCACGGGCGCCACGGTGGCCAAGCCCGGCCTCTTCGAGGAGGCCCACGGGGGCACGCTCTTCCTCGACGAGATTGGAGACCTGCCGCTGTCGGTGCAGGTGAAGCTCAACCGCGCGCTCCAGGAGCGGGAGGTCCGCCGCGTGGGCACCACCGTGCCGGTGAAGGTGGACGTCCGCGTCGTCGCCGCCACGCATCGCGACCTGTCCGCCGAGGTGGCCGCGGGCCGCTTTCGCGAGGACCTCTACTACCGCCTCAACGTGGTGACGGTGCGCCTGCCCTCGCTGCGAGAGCGACGCGAGGACATCCCGCTGCTCGCGATGCACTTCCTCGCCCGCGCCGGGCGCCCCGAGGTGGACAGCTTCACGCCCGAGGCGCTGCGCGCGCTCTCCACCTACGAGTGGCCCGGGAACGTGCGTCAGCTCGAGAATGCCGTGGCGCGCGCGGTGGCCGTGGCGCAGGGCACACGAATCACGCCCGAAGAGCTGCCGCCAGAAGTGCTGACAACACCCCGAGCCGCCAGCACCGCCCCAGGTGTCCGCGCCACGACCGAGTCCCTCGCGAAGCTGCCCTATCGTGAGGCCGTGGATGGCGCGCGCGACACCGTCTCGCGCGAGTACCTCACCGCGCTGATGCAGGAGTTCGGAGGCAACGTCACTCACGCCGCGGAGCGCGCGGGCATGGAACGTGAGAGCCTCCACCGACTGCTCAAGCGCTACGGCGTGCGCTCCGACGACTTCAAGCGCACGGAGTAG